The following are from one region of the Paenibacillus sp. KS-LC4 genome:
- a CDS encoding glycosyltransferase, whose protein sequence is MLTDRSTDVKVSVIIPTLNAGAGLVDQVERLQKQTLRPYEIIIMDSSSDDGTVERARKLGTRVLSVQRSEFDHGGTRNLAAAQAKGEFFVFMTQDALPYDDFVLEKLIQPLLLDDRTACSYARQIPYPHAGILERLARESNYPQEPRLKSKADIDQMGIQTFICSNVCAAYRKETFYEMGSFAAPVIFNEDMFMAATCVMNGYNIAYAAEAGVYHSHDYTVMQQFRRFFDNGVSMCRNEWIIPYSKVGKPGFKLVKTQLKCLLQERRYHLIPVLVAESAAKLIGYKLGIKHKRLPLFLCRHFSMHKLIWDRMHSVNDTSASMKRTG, encoded by the coding sequence ATGCTTACTGACCGCAGTACGGATGTGAAAGTATCGGTTATCATACCAACATTAAATGCGGGGGCGGGCTTGGTTGATCAGGTGGAGCGGCTTCAAAAACAGACGCTGCGTCCCTACGAAATTATAATAATGGACTCTTCCTCAGACGATGGTACGGTGGAACGTGCACGCAAGCTGGGGACGAGGGTGCTGTCCGTTCAGCGCAGCGAGTTTGACCATGGCGGAACTCGCAATTTGGCGGCGGCTCAAGCGAAAGGTGAATTCTTCGTATTTATGACGCAGGACGCGCTTCCTTATGATGACTTTGTGCTCGAAAAGCTGATCCAGCCGCTGCTGCTAGACGACAGAACAGCCTGCTCTTATGCAAGACAGATCCCTTATCCTCATGCAGGCATACTGGAACGGCTTGCAAGGGAATCGAACTATCCGCAAGAGCCACGTTTGAAATCTAAAGCGGATATAGACCAAATGGGCATACAGACGTTTATTTGCTCAAATGTATGCGCAGCCTATCGCAAAGAAACCTTTTATGAGATGGGCAGCTTTGCCGCTCCCGTTATCTTCAATGAGGATATGTTTATGGCAGCTACTTGTGTCATGAACGGCTATAATATTGCTTATGCTGCTGAAGCAGGCGTCTACCACTCGCATGATTATACCGTGATGCAGCAGTTCAGGCGTTTTTTTGACAACGGGGTGTCCATGTGTCGCAATGAATGGATTATTCCATACAGCAAAGTGGGCAAACCTGGCTTTAAGCTGGTCAAAACCCAGCTCAAATGCTTGCTACAAGAACGGCGCTATCATTTGATTCCTGTGCTTGTCGCGGAATCGGCTGCGAAGCTTATTGGCTACAAGCTCGGCATTAAGCATAAGCGCCTTCCGCTGTTTTTGTGTCGGCATTTCAGTATGCATAAGCTGATATGGGATCGGATGCACAGCGTAAACGATACTTCGGCATCCATGAAGCGTACGGGTTAG
- the cls gene encoding cardiolipin synthase: MSVWLIIIALTIVLGLYLLQFVFIFAMEYRRPARLAAWLTITMLLPILGIVLYLLLARPVNRQSSQTHKRLAQEKLLLAGKLTHNAQSFTDMQGSPEVDGQEQLFRLLTASRGHCITLRNHVHVLKNGQETYEAILAAISRAKSYIHLDYYTIRDDGIGQRFKQALIERAKAGVEVRVLYDGIGSMNLSQVYIDELVAAGIQTSCFLPPRHAWYERRLNNRNHSKIAVVDGIIGFVGGINIGDEYLGGNPKLGFWRDTHVQLEGDAVYFLQQLFRSDWAFAAHEELYDERYMPRHHCDGCDPVLITPGGPDQIGEPILESVVASVMAAKESICLSTPYFIPDPGLLMALRVAALSGVDVRIIIPGKGDSQLVLWATLSYVEPLLKAGIKVLRYQKGFIHAKVLIIDRMLASVGTANMDMRSFYNNYEQNALLFDPRSIAQLRREFRQDEQDSDELSLSAFSKRPAIQKMAEAAAHMLSPLL; encoded by the coding sequence ATGTCCGTTTGGTTGATTATAATAGCCCTGACTATCGTTCTAGGGCTTTATTTACTGCAATTTGTATTTATTTTTGCCATGGAGTATCGCAGGCCTGCACGCTTAGCTGCCTGGCTGACGATTACGATGCTGCTGCCGATTTTGGGCATTGTGCTTTACCTGCTGCTTGCACGGCCAGTAAATCGCCAAAGCAGCCAAACACATAAACGGCTCGCTCAAGAGAAGCTGCTCCTAGCGGGGAAGCTGACGCATAATGCGCAAAGCTTTACCGATATGCAGGGAAGTCCAGAAGTGGATGGGCAAGAACAGCTTTTCCGGCTATTGACGGCTTCGAGGGGGCACTGTATTACGCTGCGCAACCATGTTCATGTGCTGAAAAATGGGCAGGAAACCTATGAAGCAATCTTGGCGGCGATTAGCCGGGCTAAGAGCTATATTCATCTCGATTATTATACGATACGGGATGATGGAATCGGACAACGCTTCAAGCAAGCCTTAATTGAGCGGGCAAAGGCAGGGGTAGAGGTTCGCGTGCTGTATGACGGCATCGGGAGCATGAATTTAAGCCAAGTCTACATTGATGAGCTTGTTGCTGCGGGCATACAGACAAGCTGCTTTTTACCGCCGCGCCATGCTTGGTATGAACGGAGGCTAAACAACCGCAATCACAGTAAAATTGCAGTCGTGGACGGCATAATTGGCTTCGTTGGAGGTATTAATATAGGCGATGAGTATTTGGGAGGAAATCCGAAGCTTGGATTTTGGCGGGATACCCATGTACAGCTGGAGGGGGATGCGGTTTATTTTTTGCAGCAGCTGTTCAGGAGCGATTGGGCTTTTGCTGCACATGAGGAGCTATACGATGAGCGTTATATGCCCAGGCATCATTGCGACGGCTGTGATCCGGTGCTCATTACGCCAGGTGGTCCCGATCAAATCGGGGAGCCGATATTAGAATCGGTCGTCGCTTCGGTCATGGCAGCGAAAGAAAGCATCTGCTTGTCGACGCCCTATTTTATACCTGATCCGGGCTTGCTCATGGCGCTTCGGGTAGCTGCGCTAAGCGGCGTCGATGTCCGAATCATTATTCCAGGCAAAGGTGACTCACAGCTAGTATTATGGGCTACGCTTTCTTATGTAGAGCCGCTGCTTAAGGCGGGAATTAAGGTTTTGCGCTATCAAAAAGGCTTTATACATGCCAAGGTGCTAATCATTGATCGCATGCTGGCGTCAGTAGGGACGGCGAATATGGACATGCGCAGCTTCTACAACAATTATGAGCAAAATGCGCTTTTATTCGATCCCCGCTCGATAGCACAGCTGAGGAGGGAGTTTCGGCAGGATGAGCAAGACAGCGATGAGCTGAGCCTCTCTGCGTTTTCGAAGCGTCCTGCTATACAAAAGATGGCGGAAGCGGCGGCGCATATGCTGTCCCCATTGTTGTAG
- a CDS encoding H-type small acid-soluble spore protein yields the protein MDASRAKQIYDSSQTIAVQLDGKSVWIEHVDIANNMATVQIGSNPLNTETVSLERLREG from the coding sequence ATGGACGCATCGCGCGCCAAGCAAATTTATGATTCATCACAAACCATTGCCGTACAGCTCGATGGTAAATCCGTTTGGATTGAGCATGTGGATATAGCTAATAATATGGCGACTGTACAGATCGGCTCTAACCCATTAAATACGGAGACCGTTTCATTGGAACGGCTAAGGGAAGGGTAG
- a CDS encoding undecaprenyl-phosphate glucose phosphotransferase, with protein MIRQNQRILSQLYMLADLFCTLIVFLAAYWLKFYSDWLSYVNSVPFSTYLVWGTVYSFSAVVVGFYLQFYSPKRRKNYSYEVLKIIQIQTISFLFLLSLFYFTGEIHISRELLLIFFLMNIVAIALYRYAVKSLLFSFRRRGYNKRYVLIVGAGSVGRSFYEKLIRRPELGYEAVGFLDDYQGEHTKEFQYMKPIIGCLDDLEAKLNELTIDEVIVALPLEAHKKYAQIIETCEKTGVKTLIIPDFFDLLPARPFFDNFAGIPLINVRDVPLDELSNRVLKRGFDIIFSLIAIILTSPIMLATVIGIKLTSPGPVLFKQERMGLDRKNFFMYKFRSMRVSTGEISNTQWTVENDPRRTKFGSFLRRTSLDELPQFFNVLFGHMSVVGPRPERPYFVSQFKEEIPKYMIKHQIRPGITGWAQTNGLRGDTSIEERIVHDIFYIENWTFILDLKIIVMTIVRGFVNKNAY; from the coding sequence ATGATCCGGCAAAATCAGAGGATATTGTCCCAGTTGTATATGCTTGCGGATCTGTTCTGTACGTTAATCGTATTTCTAGCCGCCTATTGGCTTAAATTTTATAGTGACTGGTTGTCCTATGTGAATTCTGTTCCGTTTTCCACTTATTTGGTTTGGGGAACCGTATATTCTTTCTCAGCTGTTGTAGTTGGTTTTTATTTACAGTTTTATTCACCAAAGCGGCGCAAAAATTATTCCTATGAAGTATTGAAAATCATTCAAATTCAAACGATTAGTTTTCTATTTTTGCTCAGCCTGTTTTACTTTACAGGGGAGATACATATTTCCCGGGAATTACTTTTAATTTTTTTCCTTATGAATATTGTAGCGATAGCGCTGTACCGATATGCTGTAAAATCACTGTTATTCTCCTTCCGTCGCCGCGGTTATAACAAGCGGTATGTGCTTATTGTTGGCGCAGGGTCGGTGGGGCGCAGCTTTTATGAGAAATTGATTAGGCGCCCAGAGCTTGGATATGAAGCTGTCGGCTTTCTTGATGATTATCAGGGAGAGCATACGAAGGAATTTCAGTATATGAAGCCGATTATCGGCTGTCTGGATGATCTTGAGGCGAAGCTGAATGAGCTTACGATTGATGAGGTTATTGTAGCACTGCCGCTAGAAGCGCATAAGAAATATGCTCAAATTATTGAGACATGTGAGAAAACAGGTGTTAAGACATTGATTATACCGGACTTTTTTGATTTATTGCCAGCTAGGCCGTTTTTTGATAATTTTGCTGGTATTCCGCTCATTAATGTGCGGGATGTGCCGCTGGATGAGCTGAGCAATCGCGTGCTGAAGCGTGGATTCGATATTATTTTTTCCTTAATTGCCATTATTCTGACCTCTCCAATTATGCTCGCTACGGTTATTGGAATTAAACTAACCTCTCCTGGTCCGGTATTGTTTAAGCAGGAGCGGATGGGACTTGACCGCAAAAACTTTTTTATGTATAAATTCCGCTCGATGCGCGTATCGACGGGTGAAATTTCCAATACGCAGTGGACGGTGGAAAATGATCCGCGCCGCACGAAATTTGGCAGCTTTCTGCGCCGCACGAGCCTTGACGAGCTTCCGCAGTTTTTCAACGTGCTGTTCGGACATATGAGCGTCGTCGGGCCGCGCCCTGAGCGTCCCTATTTTGTCAGCCAATTCAAGGAAGAAATTCCGAAGTATATGATCAAGCATCAGATTCGCCCTGGTATAACCGGCTGGGCACAGACCAATGGGCTGCGCGGCGATACGTCGATTGAAGAACGCATCGTCCATGATATTTTTTATATTGAGAACTGGACGTTTATATTGGATTTGAAAATTATCGTAATGACGATTGTGAGAGGGTTTGTCAATAAAAATGCTTACTGA
- a CDS encoding dehydrogenase, protein MKPTAQKHDSSLPTARKIRRACSNELYRTAKRLKLWVSKEKLEQAENLYFKKVAVHLLWIHEHKSNRKLLADWWDENVSAEIAELWETDQAKLSEAFRESFGG, encoded by the coding sequence ATGAAGCCTACTGCCCAGAAGCATGATTCAAGCCTGCCTACCGCTCGCAAAATAAGGCGTGCTTGCAGCAATGAGCTGTACCGTACGGCCAAACGTTTGAAGCTGTGGGTGTCCAAAGAAAAGCTAGAGCAGGCCGAAAATTTATATTTTAAAAAGGTGGCTGTCCATCTGCTGTGGATTCACGAGCATAAAAGCAATCGCAAGCTGCTCGCCGATTGGTGGGATGAGAACGTCTCCGCTGAAATCGCCGAGCTTTGGGAGACGGATCAAGCAAAGCTGAGCGAGGCCTTTCGCGAATCGTTTGGCGGGTAA
- a CDS encoding DedA family protein — MEWISEVLHTLLLWIESLGYFGILIGLLMEVIPSEIVLGFGGYLVYKGEISYAGAVFFGTLGAVGQNWILYAFGRYGGRPLVEKYGKYIKIKKKHVDLAERWFKKYGSGIVFTARFVPVMRQVISIPAGMAKMNFWLFTILTAAASLPWALLFVYLGFSLGENWENIHEQSKDYVLPAIILAVLLIIIYSLYKIRKSRKKSV, encoded by the coding sequence ATGGAGTGGATTTCAGAGGTTTTGCATACACTGCTCTTATGGATTGAAAGCCTTGGCTACTTTGGCATTTTGATCGGCTTGCTGATGGAGGTCATTCCAAGTGAGATCGTACTCGGTTTTGGCGGCTATTTGGTGTATAAGGGGGAAATTTCTTACGCAGGCGCCGTCTTTTTTGGAACGCTTGGCGCGGTAGGGCAAAACTGGATCTTGTATGCATTCGGAAGATACGGGGGACGTCCCCTGGTGGAGAAATACGGAAAGTATATTAAGATTAAGAAGAAGCATGTCGATCTTGCCGAACGGTGGTTCAAAAAATATGGCTCCGGCATTGTGTTTACAGCCCGTTTCGTTCCCGTTATGCGTCAGGTTATCTCGATTCCGGCAGGCATGGCGAAAATGAATTTTTGGCTATTTACGATACTTACCGCAGCAGCATCTCTGCCATGGGCGCTATTGTTCGTCTATTTAGGCTTCTCGCTTGGTGAAAATTGGGAAAATATTCATGAGCAATCGAAGGACTATGTGCTTCCGGCTATTATTCTTGCTGTATTGCTGATCATTATTTATTCGCTTTATAAAATTAGAAAATCACGTAAAAAATCGGTGTAA